A genomic window from Lotus japonicus ecotype B-129 chromosome 1, LjGifu_v1.2 includes:
- the LOC130720687 gene encoding zinc-finger homeodomain protein 2-like yields MEFDDHEDLEEEEEEEEEEEEGEVEMGFTVAPPGFDSLGNSAARSKTGGGIEPEGGAAATALGVGRKNGSTGTVRYRECQKNHAVGIGGHAVDGCCEFLAAGQEGTLEAVICAACNCHRNFHRKETGGEITSYQPRPPQQQPAYHHQFSPYYPRAEPPPSAGYLHHLVTPPLSQHRPLALPPAGSGGFSREEEDMSNPSSSGGGTKKRHRTRFTPEQKDKMLEFAERVGWRIQKHDEAAVEQFCEEACIKRHVLKVWMHNNKHTLGKKP; encoded by the coding sequence ATGGAGTTTGACGACCACGAAGACCtcgaggaagaagaggaggaggaagaagaagaagaagaaggagaggtCGAGATGGGGTTCACAGTGGCGCCGCCGGGATTTGACTCGCTAGGAAACTCAGCTGCGCGGTCCAAAACAGGCGGTGGCATAGAACCAGAAGGAGGTGCAGCAGCCACCGCCTTAGGCGTTGGTCGCAAAAATGGGTCCACAGGGACAGTCAGATACAGAGAATGTCAAAAGAACCACGCCGTCGGTATTGGCGGCCACGCCGTCGATGGCTGCTGCGAGTTTCTCGCCGCCGGACAGGAAGGTACGCTGGAGGCCGTAATCTGCGCCGCCTGTAACTGCCACCGGAACTTCCACCGCAAGGAGACCGGCGGCGAAATCACCTCCTACCAGCCACGGCCGCCGCAGCAGCAGCCAGCCTACCACCACCAGTTCTCCCCTTACTACCCCCGTGCCGAGCCACCGCCTTCCGCCGGCTACCTCCACCATCTGGTGACTCCACCGCTGTCCCAGCACCGACCCTTGGCCCTTCCACCGGCGGGTTCCGGCGGGTTCAGCAGGGAGGAGGAAGACATGTCGAACCCGAGTAGCAGCGGCGGAGGAACGAAGAAACGGCACAGAACAAGGTTCACGCCGGAGCAGAAGGATAAGATGCTGGAATTTGCGGAGAGGGTAGGGTGGAGGATCCAGAAGCATGATGAAGCTGCGGTGGAGCAGTTCTGTGAGGAAGCTTGTATCAAGAGACATGTTCTCAAGGTTTGGATGCATAACAACAAGCACACTCTTGGTAAGAAACCCTAA